The following are encoded together in the Oreochromis aureus strain Israel breed Guangdong linkage group 18, ZZ_aureus, whole genome shotgun sequence genome:
- the LOC116331980 gene encoding plasminogen activator inhibitor 1 RNA-binding protein-like isoform X1, which produces MPGQLQEGFGCVVTNRFDQLLDDESDPFEILKAAENKKKEGAAAASTKTAAQAAKQPKKESQKDRKNPLLDKKEETQAPIPLKKEGIRRVGRRADQQGQSGSQHQGAQGEGRPGDKRPDRRPPRERRFEKPAEDKPEGAGEFTVEKPSGDRPPRGRGGGRGGRGGRGRGMGRGDGFDSRGKRDFDRHSSNDKSNPKSEEKRGGSGSHNWGNVKDEVSEAEQTAPPETTPEGEENAPAGSENKENEVEEVKNEGPKEMTLDEWKAMQDKERTKVEFNIRKPNEGADSQWKKGYVLHKSKSEDRPVGALIDTAETEAESHTLYHKQAAADESSDHHFRKPANDITSQLEINFGDLGRPGRGRGGARGGRGGRGGGGSRTARGGGRSEKASGVSVPNVDDPEAFPALA; this is translated from the exons ATGCCCGGACAACTGCAAGAAGGCTTCGGCTGTGTCGTGACCAACCGGTTCGACCAGTTATTGGACGATGAGTCCGACCCTTTCGAGATCCTGAAGGCTGCCGAAAACAAGAAGAAGGAGGGGGCCGCCGCTGCTTCCACCAAGACCGCGGCTCAAGCCGCTAAGCAGCCGAAGAAGGAGTCACAGAAGGACAGAAAGAACCCTCTGCTGGACAAAAAGGAGGAGACCCAGGCGCCAATCCCCCTGAAGAAAGAAG GTATCAGGCGGGTGGGAAGAAGAGCAGACCAGCAGGGCCAGTCTGGTTCCCAGCACCAGGGCGCGCAGGGTGAAGGGCGACCTGGAGACAAGAGGCCGGACCGAAGACCACCCCGCGAGCGCCGCTTTGAGAAACCTGCTGAGGACAAACCCGAGGGGGCCGGAGAGTTTACTGTGGAAAA GCCTTCTGGAGACAGGCCCCCGAGAGGGCGTGGTGGCGGCCGGGGCGGGCGTGGTGGAAGAGGGCGGGGCATGGGCCGAGGCGACGGCTTTGACTCCCGTGGCAAACGAGACTTCGACAGACACAGCAGCAATGACAAATC CAATCCGAAGAGCGAGGAGAAGCGCGGCGGAAGCGGCTCGCACAACTGGGGCAACGTGAAGGACGAAGTGAG TGAGGCTGAACAAACCGCTCCCCCTGAGACGACCCCAGAGGGCGAGGAAAACGCACCTGCTGGCTCCGAGAACAA AGAGAACGAGGTCGAAGAGGTGAAAAATGAAGGCCCCAAAGAGATGACCCTGGACGAGTGGAAGGCCATGCAGGACAAGGAGCGCACCAAGGTGGAGTTCAACATCCGCAAGCCCAACGAGGGAGCCGACAGCCAGTGGAAGAAAGGATACGTGCTGCACAAGTCCAAGAGCGAAGAC AGACCTGTTGGGGCTTTGATCGACACTGCAGAGACAGAAGCAGAATCGCACACTCTCTACCACAAG CAGGCCGCCGCTGACGAGTCCAGTGACCACCATTTCCGCAAACCAGCCAACGACATCACATCTCAGCTGGAGATCAACTTTGGAGACCTTGGCCGCCCCGGTCGCGGGCGTGGGGGCGCACGTGGTGGCAGGGGAGGCCGCGGCGGGGGAGGCAGCAGGACGGCACGCGGGGGAGGACGTTCCGAAAAG
- the LOC116331980 gene encoding plasminogen activator inhibitor 1 RNA-binding protein-like isoform X2, which yields MPGQLQEGFGCVVTNRFDQLLDDESDPFEILKAAENKKKEGAAAASTKTAAQAAKQPKKESQKDRKNPLLDKKEETQAPIPLKKEGIRRVGRRADQQGQSGSQHQGAQGEGRPGDKRPDRRPPRERRFEKPAEDKPEGAGEFTVEKPSGDRPPRGRGGGRGGRGGRGRGMGRGDGFDSRGKRDFDRHSSNDKSNPKSEEKRGGSGSHNWGNVKDEVSEAEQTAPPETTPEGEENAPAGSENKENEVEEVKNEGPKEMTLDEWKAMQDKERTKVEFNIRKPNEGADSQWKKGYVLHKSKSEDRPVGALIDTAETEAESHTLYHKAAADESSDHHFRKPANDITSQLEINFGDLGRPGRGRGGARGGRGGRGGGGSRTARGGGRSEKASGVSVPNVDDPEAFPALA from the exons ATGCCCGGACAACTGCAAGAAGGCTTCGGCTGTGTCGTGACCAACCGGTTCGACCAGTTATTGGACGATGAGTCCGACCCTTTCGAGATCCTGAAGGCTGCCGAAAACAAGAAGAAGGAGGGGGCCGCCGCTGCTTCCACCAAGACCGCGGCTCAAGCCGCTAAGCAGCCGAAGAAGGAGTCACAGAAGGACAGAAAGAACCCTCTGCTGGACAAAAAGGAGGAGACCCAGGCGCCAATCCCCCTGAAGAAAGAAG GTATCAGGCGGGTGGGAAGAAGAGCAGACCAGCAGGGCCAGTCTGGTTCCCAGCACCAGGGCGCGCAGGGTGAAGGGCGACCTGGAGACAAGAGGCCGGACCGAAGACCACCCCGCGAGCGCCGCTTTGAGAAACCTGCTGAGGACAAACCCGAGGGGGCCGGAGAGTTTACTGTGGAAAA GCCTTCTGGAGACAGGCCCCCGAGAGGGCGTGGTGGCGGCCGGGGCGGGCGTGGTGGAAGAGGGCGGGGCATGGGCCGAGGCGACGGCTTTGACTCCCGTGGCAAACGAGACTTCGACAGACACAGCAGCAATGACAAATC CAATCCGAAGAGCGAGGAGAAGCGCGGCGGAAGCGGCTCGCACAACTGGGGCAACGTGAAGGACGAAGTGAG TGAGGCTGAACAAACCGCTCCCCCTGAGACGACCCCAGAGGGCGAGGAAAACGCACCTGCTGGCTCCGAGAACAA AGAGAACGAGGTCGAAGAGGTGAAAAATGAAGGCCCCAAAGAGATGACCCTGGACGAGTGGAAGGCCATGCAGGACAAGGAGCGCACCAAGGTGGAGTTCAACATCCGCAAGCCCAACGAGGGAGCCGACAGCCAGTGGAAGAAAGGATACGTGCTGCACAAGTCCAAGAGCGAAGAC AGACCTGTTGGGGCTTTGATCGACACTGCAGAGACAGAAGCAGAATCGCACACTCTCTACCACAAG GCCGCCGCTGACGAGTCCAGTGACCACCATTTCCGCAAACCAGCCAACGACATCACATCTCAGCTGGAGATCAACTTTGGAGACCTTGGCCGCCCCGGTCGCGGGCGTGGGGGCGCACGTGGTGGCAGGGGAGGCCGCGGCGGGGGAGGCAGCAGGACGGCACGCGGGGGAGGACGTTCCGAAAAG